The genomic region ATATTGGCATCAAAGCAGCAATATTTATTTAGGATTTGACTTTTGATTTGATTGCACAATAACTTGTAATGAGAGACCAACCCTCTTGTCAGAATCAAAGTAATTACATCTGGTACATTGAAGAATTTTGCATGTGTTTTGCACAGTCAGCGTGCATGGTATGCAAAATTCaactctggccttcctgtgtagagtttgcatgttctaccTGTGCTTGCATGGGTtttcttcctcccacatttaAAAAACTGACTCAAAACAAAGTTAAAACTGTATAAAAGTTTAATGGAAGTGGATTTTGCACATATGTTAATAGCCTTGGCTTTCCCAGCCTtagtagaaaaaaaatgtctagcAAAAGGCATGCGATCCAATATACATCTTTTTTTAATACCGTTGTTACACGTTACTGCTTGAAATGGATCAATTTATCAATTGAATCAAATAATTTAGGGCGCGGATTTGCTTTATTCATAGACTTTAGTTACCGAAGTACTCACCTTTTAAATGACATTTCAGGGAGGATGGTGAGTTGGAAGATGGCGAAATAGACGATGAGGGAATCGGGATAGAGGAAGAAAACAAAGAGGCCCTCGAGGCAAATGAAGACAAGCCAAAAGAGAAGGAACGGGACAAagcgaaagaaaaagaagacaagTCTCACAGGCACTCAAGGAAACGCTACAAAAAGACACGAGAGAAGAGAAAGTCGAAAAGGAGGAGACGGGACAGGCAAAAAGTAATCTACTTGACCTTACAATTTAAATTGAATTGATTCCATTATGTAATttgtttctgtctgtctgtctcctcagcATCACTCATCTTCAAGTAGCTCCAGTTCTGACAGTTACGACTCTGACTACGACCGTCCAGAGAGACCCAAAAACAGGCCGAGTCATGGATCTGGACGTGATTGTGACATCCAGAATACTCAGGTGAGTGTATGCACCCCACTGTATATTGATGCAGTTAATGAGTCCGTTTATTTTCCAGTATGGAAGAGACCAAAAAGCGTCACGCGGCAACATGCACAAGTCACCGCCGCTGCCTCACAAAAGCAGCAATTTTGACAAGTACAGTGATTACAGCGATGACtatgaagatgaggaggatcATTATGAAGATGAGTCAGAGTACCACCAGTCGAAAGATTCAATACCCGGGCCAGGAAGAGGCCGCTATGCGAAAGAGCAGATGATAGGGAAGAGGGGGAACATGAGGGGCATGAGACCATGTGAGAAAGCATCAAACTAATCTTTCATCCCAAACACGTTaaatagcaataaaaaaaacacagatttgTTTCACTGCAGTTGGGcccagaggaagaggcagaggaagtgGACCGGGAAGAGGACGGGGGATGCTCAATAAGAACAAAAAGATGAAGGGCGGCAAACCCTGGATGGGACGTGGAGGACGAGGCAGAGGGGCTGACCAGGACATGGAAGACGTCGCTCCTGTATGCCCATCAAATCTTCTATTTTCAGCAAATTGTTATGGGCCACTAACATGTTCTTATTTATTTGACAGGAAGTGAAAAATTCTGGGTTTCAGAAGAAGCGACTGATTATGAGCAAAGAATTTATCAGTCAACACACAGTGGAACACAATGGAAGATACATTTGCAAGTATTTCCTGGAGGGTCGATGTATCAAGGTACGCTACTTCGAAGAAGTTCTACTGTTTGCTGCTTGAGCTGTTCTTTGTAAAGGTTTTACATAGGGATGCGTGATGGAAGCAAGAagtaatcgcattttctttttaactaactctgagctttttttccccgaaCATTCCTTATTTCTAGGTCATCTTAGGTCATCTTGAATCATTTAAATCTGCATGTGATTGCAGTGACCACTAAAAAATGCTTGTAATTGCCCATAGATTCCACAAAATGGTAGCAAAGTACAATTACGGTTGTGTGAATCTCCTCAACTTACTTCAACATACTTTCTAGACACCAAGGACAAAAACCTAATAGTGGATGATAGTTCTTCaaaaaaatctgtaaatgtCAAAGTTTGATTAAGTTGGCTGGCATTCTCTGTATACTGAGTTTAAAAATGCTAAACTCAAAAGACAAGTGCTCATCTCTTCCTGTAGGGGGAGCAGTGTAAGTTTGAGCATGAGCTGGTCATCCCAGATAAGAAGAAGGAACTTTGTAAGTTCTACCTCCAGGGATACTGCAGCAAGGGAGACCATTGCATTTACATGCACAATATCCTTCATTAACAATCATACATGACTTTGTAAAAGTAACCTGACCATTCAGTGAGACTCCTTAATTTGCGACCCAACGTGAATATCCCTGCAAGTTCTTTCACACCGGAGCCAAATGCTATCAAGGGGACAACTGTAAATTTTCCCATGATGCTCTGACTGATGTGACGAAAGAGTTGCTCGATAAGGTGAGACGTGTTTAAAGTGTAACAAATGCGCAATTCATGGGAATCCAAAAGCAATTAATAGTCAAAAGCAATTAATAGTATCTTTTCTGCACACATGATAAGATCATTAATACTGAGGAGGAGAACGCCCGTGAGGATGAGTTGGAGCTAGAGGACCTGAGAAAACAAGGCATCGCCCCACTTCCCAAGCCGCCTCCAGGGGTGGGCTTGCTCCCCACGCCGGGTCAGAGCAGCCCGACAGATGAGTCTTCTCAGGGAGGGAAGATCCCCTCCCTATTCGAAATCAAGGTTCATCCTACAGTCGACCTGGCGCATAAAATTGCCTCAAAGTAAGTCAAACCAAAATTAGGTTGTGTTTTATAAGGAacctttaaatcatttttttcctcaataccaGTGAGACCAACTACCAGGATTCCAATGAAGGCACTGAGCAAATTAGTGGCGGATCAGAAGAAACACAAAGTGGAGCTTTGGTGTCTTCAGTCTCTGACGGCACCACACTCCCTTCCTTGGGGTCGCCAAGTTCTGTGGGTTACCCAACAGGACCACCCATGAGCGCCCAGAGCCCTCCTGGACCGCAGCTGCCTCATGGCTACCCAATGCAGCAGCCAATTCCACCTGGTCAGCCGCCAGGGTTTCATGGAAATATAAATCATCACGTGAATATGCAGAGGCCTCCATTCCCTGCAGTGCCAGAACTTCAGATGCTGCAAAATATATTTCCATTTCCATCGTTGGGCCAGAACCCACTTGAGGTCCTCAACAACTTGCTCCAAAACCAGCCAGCGGGCCATCACGGTTTGTGTCACAATCACCGGTGCGAATTCTGAGTTGCTTAAGGTACATTGCatctttatttttgttatattaGTAGAGCCTGCAATGAACGAGGTCCAAAACCTGCAGCAGAAAATTGGTCCGGATGTTCAGTTGCAGTCTTTACCTCCAGTGGTGCAAAAAGCCATCATTTTACACCTGACTCAGAACCAGACCGAGTCCAAGCCACATGAGAGCGAGCCACAGAGAGCAGAGAGCCAAAATGATAATACAAACAGAGGTGATTGTCCCTTCCGATCGTAAACAGGTTCCACCAAAAGCCCAGTCTAACTTGTTTGATCTTTTCCTccagatgaaacaacaaactGGTATTCCAGCGACGAAGAGGGTGGCAGTAGTGTCGCGTCCATCCTCAAATGTCTGAAAAGGCAGAGTGAGATGCAGCAGTCCAAGACTCCAACACAGGCTCCTGCAGCACCTCTGGGCGACCCACGACTTGTCAAAGACAGAAGTCAACCAAGTGACCCACGTGTAAAGGCAGACCCTCGACAGAGACCTCCCGATGTGAAAAAGGAGTCTGATGCAAGTTTGGATCCACGACTGTCCAGGGACCCCAGGAAACCGAGACCTATGGATTCGAACACCTACCGCCAGCCAAACCAGCCGACTGGCCCAAAAAAGCCTGCTGGTGAAGAGGATGATGAAGGAGAGAGGGAACTCCGAGACAGAGCGGCTCTCATCCCATTGGAGGCCAGTCCGGATGTGGTGCTACGGGACCCCCGCTGCCAGCTGAAGCAGTTTAGCCACATTCGGGTGGACATTCTGCTTCAACGTCCAGCCTTCGCCCAAATGGTAGTCTGGGCTCCTGAAGACCTGATCCCATCTTTGATCCCCAAACAGGAGCATAGCATCAACCTACCCCTGCCACCTTTAATCGCTGATGCTCAGATGAACAGAACAAGTGTGCCAGAGCAACCCCCTGCCTCCAGCCCCCCATTGACTGACCCCAGACTGGCGGCCACTCGTTTAAAGGATCGTCTCGCTCGTCTGCCATCTGGATCCTTAACAGA from Syngnathus typhle isolate RoL2023-S1 ecotype Sweden linkage group LG8, RoL_Styp_1.0, whole genome shotgun sequence harbors:
- the LOC133158245 gene encoding zinc finger CCCH domain-containing protein 6 isoform X2, which translates into the protein MASVSLVSSPPAPVFDKNMTDSELAGDEREDGELEDGEIDDEGIGIEEENKEALEANEDKPKEKERDKAKEKEDKSHRHSRKRYKKTREKRKSKRRRRDRQKHHSSSSSSSSDSYDSDYDRPERPKNRPSHGSGRDCDIQNTQYGRDQKASRGNMHKSPPLPHKSSNFDKYSDYSDDYEDEEDHYEDESEYHQSKDSIPGPGRGRYAKEQMIGKRGNMRGMRPFGPRGRGRGSGPGRGRGMLNKNKKMKGGKPWMGRGGRGRGADQDMEDVAPEVKNSGFQKKRLIMSKEFISQHTVEHNGRYICKYFLEGRCIKGEQCKFEHELVIPDKKKELCKFYLQGYCSKGDHCIYMHSEYPCKFFHTGAKCYQGDNCKFSHDALTDVTKELLDKYLFCTHDKIINTEEENAREDELELEDLRKQGIAPLPKPPPGVGLLPTPGQSSPTDESSQGGKIPSLFEIKVHPTVDLAHKIASNETNYQDSNEGTEQISGGSEETQSGALVSSVSDGTTLPSLGSPSSVGYPTGPPMSAQSPPGPQLPHGYPMQQPIPPGQPPGFHGNINHHVNMQRPPFPAVPELQMLQNIFPFPSLGQNPLEVLNNLLQNQPAGHHEPAMNEVQNLQQKIGPDVQLQSLPPVVQKAIILHLTQNQTESKPHESEPQRAESQNDNTNRDETTNWYSSDEEGGSSVASILKCLKRQSEMQQSKTPTQAPAAPLGDPRLVKDRSQPSDPRVKADPRQRPPDVKKESDASLDPRLSRDPRKPRPMDSNTYRQPNQPTGPKKPAGEEDDEGERELRDRAALIPLEASPDVVLRDPRCQLKQFSHIRVDILLQRPAFAQMVVWAPEDLIPSLIPKQEHSINLPLPPLIADAQMNRTSVPEQPPASSPPLTDPRLAATRLKDRLARLPSGSLTERPVDPRQQKNIDPRIRRTTSLDSKLLGQKEATGGVVEARLQKTSASPSLSEQLPPYAPRLASSGGVLESPTTILGGISLYDPRNQTESVQRDQVEPPKKAGILKHPVKKDTPSKQATSPSQGRVSLEEMKATDNTSKNDHTPHDSPQPSSQDSIVTPHAVHNLPVQALAGLIRPQYTDARQAKLAGPGSAGAQEDAEEQKEQKEVLVEEPKQMDEEELEDRTLKDVFKTFDPTASPFSQ
- the LOC133158245 gene encoding zinc finger CCCH domain-containing protein 6 isoform X1 produces the protein MASVSLVSSPPAPVFDKNMTDSELAGDEREDGELEDGEIDDEGIGIEEENKEALEANEDKPKEKERDKAKEKEDKSHRHSRKRYKKTREKRKSKRRRRDRQKHHSSSSSSSSDSYDSDYDRPERPKNRPSHGSGRDCDIQNTQYGRDQKASRGNMHKSPPLPHKSSNFDKYSDYSDDYEDEEDHYEDESEYHQSKDSIPGPGRGRYAKEQMIGKRGNMRGMRPFGPRGRGRGSGPGRGRGMLNKNKKMKGGKPWMGRGGRGRGADQDMEDVAPEVKNSGFQKKRLIMSKEFISQHTVEHNGRYICKYFLEGRCIKGEQCKFEHELVIPDKKKELCKFYLQGYCSKGDHCIYMHSEYPCKFFHTGAKCYQGDNCKFSHDALTDVTKELLDKYLFCTHDKIINTEEENAREDELELEDLRKQGIAPLPKPPPGVGLLPTPGQSSPTDESSQGGKIPSLFEIKVHPTVDLAHKIASNETNYQDSNEGTEQISGGSEETQSGALVSSVSDGTTLPSLGSPSSVGYPTGPPMSAQSPPGPQLPHGYPMQQPIPPGQPPGFHGNINHHVNMQRPPFPAVPELQMLQNIFPFPSLGQNPLEVLNNLLQNQPAGHHVEPAMNEVQNLQQKIGPDVQLQSLPPVVQKAIILHLTQNQTESKPHESEPQRAESQNDNTNRDETTNWYSSDEEGGSSVASILKCLKRQSEMQQSKTPTQAPAAPLGDPRLVKDRSQPSDPRVKADPRQRPPDVKKESDASLDPRLSRDPRKPRPMDSNTYRQPNQPTGPKKPAGEEDDEGERELRDRAALIPLEASPDVVLRDPRCQLKQFSHIRVDILLQRPAFAQMVVWAPEDLIPSLIPKQEHSINLPLPPLIADAQMNRTSVPEQPPASSPPLTDPRLAATRLKDRLARLPSGSLTERPVDPRQQKNIDPRIRRTTSLDSKLLGQKEATGGVVEARLQKTSASPSLSEQLPPYAPRLASSGGVLESPTTILGGISLYDPRNQTESVQRDQVEPPKKAGILKHPVKKDTPSKQATSPSQGRVSLEEMKATDNTSKNDHTPHDSPQPSSQDSIVTPHAVHNLPVQALAGLIRPQYTDARQAKLAGPGSAGAQEDAEEQKEQKEVLVEEPKQMDEEELEDRTLKDVFKTFDPTASPFSQ
- the LOC133158245 gene encoding zinc finger CCCH domain-containing protein 6 isoform X4, with amino-acid sequence MKEESVCTLSQSRHETPEDGELEDGEIDDEGIGIEEENKEALEANEDKPKEKERDKAKEKEDKSHRHSRKRYKKTREKRKSKRRRRDRQKHHSSSSSSSSDSYDSDYDRPERPKNRPSHGSGRDCDIQNTQYGRDQKASRGNMHKSPPLPHKSSNFDKYSDYSDDYEDEEDHYEDESEYHQSKDSIPGPGRGRYAKEQMIGKRGNMRGMRPFGPRGRGRGSGPGRGRGMLNKNKKMKGGKPWMGRGGRGRGADQDMEDVAPEVKNSGFQKKRLIMSKEFISQHTVEHNGRYICKYFLEGRCIKGEQCKFEHELVIPDKKKELCKFYLQGYCSKGDHCIYMHSEYPCKFFHTGAKCYQGDNCKFSHDALTDVTKELLDKYLFCTHDKIINTEEENAREDELELEDLRKQGIAPLPKPPPGVGLLPTPGQSSPTDESSQGGKIPSLFEIKVHPTVDLAHKIASNETNYQDSNEGTEQISGGSEETQSGALVSSVSDGTTLPSLGSPSSVGYPTGPPMSAQSPPGPQLPHGYPMQQPIPPGQPPGFHGNINHHVNMQRPPFPAVPELQMLQNIFPFPSLGQNPLEVLNNLLQNQPAGHHVEPAMNEVQNLQQKIGPDVQLQSLPPVVQKAIILHLTQNQTESKPHESEPQRAESQNDNTNRDETTNWYSSDEEGGSSVASILKCLKRQSEMQQSKTPTQAPAAPLGDPRLVKDRSQPSDPRVKADPRQRPPDVKKESDASLDPRLSRDPRKPRPMDSNTYRQPNQPTGPKKPAGEEDDEGERELRDRAALIPLEASPDVVLRDPRCQLKQFSHIRVDILLQRPAFAQMVVWAPEDLIPSLIPKQEHSINLPLPPLIADAQMNRTSVPEQPPASSPPLTDPRLAATRLKDRLARLPSGSLTERPVDPRQQKNIDPRIRRTTSLDSKLLGQKEATGGVVEARLQKTSASPSLSEQLPPYAPRLASSGGVLESPTTILGGISLYDPRNQTESVQRDQVEPPKKAGILKHPVKKDTPSKQATSPSQGRVSLEEMKATDNTSKNDHTPHDSPQPSSQDSIVTPHAVHNLPVQALAGLIRPQYTDARQAKLAGPGSAGAQEDAEEQKEQKEVLVEEPKQMDEEELEDRTLKDVFKTFDPTASPFSQ
- the LOC133158245 gene encoding zinc finger CCCH domain-containing protein 6 isoform X3; the encoded protein is MASVSLVSSPPAPVFDKNMTDSELAGDEREDGELEDGEIDDEGIGIEEENKEALEANEDKPKEKERDKAKEKEDKSHRHSRKRYKKTREKRKSKRRRRDRQKHHSSSSSSSSDSYDSDYDRPERPKNRPSHGSGRDCDIQNTQYGRDQKASRGNMHKSPPLPHKSSNFDKYSDYSDDYEDEEDHYEDESEYHQSKDSIPGPGRGRYAKEQMIGKRGNMRGMRPFGPRGRGRGSGPGRGRGMLNKNKKMKGGKPWMGRGGRGRGADQDMEDVAPEVKNSGFQKKRLIMSKEFISQHTVEHNGRYICKYFLEGRCIKGEQCKFEHELVIPDKKKELCKFYLQGYCSKGDHCIYMHSEYPCKFFHTGAKCYQGDNCKFSHDALTDVTKELLDKIINTEEENAREDELELEDLRKQGIAPLPKPPPGVGLLPTPGQSSPTDESSQGGKIPSLFEIKVHPTVDLAHKIASNETNYQDSNEGTEQISGGSEETQSGALVSSVSDGTTLPSLGSPSSVGYPTGPPMSAQSPPGPQLPHGYPMQQPIPPGQPPGFHGNINHHVNMQRPPFPAVPELQMLQNIFPFPSLGQNPLEVLNNLLQNQPAGHHVEPAMNEVQNLQQKIGPDVQLQSLPPVVQKAIILHLTQNQTESKPHESEPQRAESQNDNTNRDETTNWYSSDEEGGSSVASILKCLKRQSEMQQSKTPTQAPAAPLGDPRLVKDRSQPSDPRVKADPRQRPPDVKKESDASLDPRLSRDPRKPRPMDSNTYRQPNQPTGPKKPAGEEDDEGERELRDRAALIPLEASPDVVLRDPRCQLKQFSHIRVDILLQRPAFAQMVVWAPEDLIPSLIPKQEHSINLPLPPLIADAQMNRTSVPEQPPASSPPLTDPRLAATRLKDRLARLPSGSLTERPVDPRQQKNIDPRIRRTTSLDSKLLGQKEATGGVVEARLQKTSASPSLSEQLPPYAPRLASSGGVLESPTTILGGISLYDPRNQTESVQRDQVEPPKKAGILKHPVKKDTPSKQATSPSQGRVSLEEMKATDNTSKNDHTPHDSPQPSSQDSIVTPHAVHNLPVQALAGLIRPQYTDARQAKLAGPGSAGAQEDAEEQKEQKEVLVEEPKQMDEEELEDRTLKDVFKTFDPTASPFSQ